Proteins found in one Camelus bactrianus isolate YW-2024 breed Bactrian camel chromosome X, ASM4877302v1, whole genome shotgun sequence genomic segment:
- the LOC105082410 gene encoding polyadenylate-binding protein 1-like 2 codes for MASLYVGDLHPEVTEAMLYEKFSPAGPIFSIRICRDKITRRSLGYAYVNYQQPVDAKRALETLNFDVIKGRPVRIMWSQRDPSLRKSGVGNVFIKNLGKTIDNKALYNIFSAFGNILSCKVACDEKGPKGYGFVHFQKQESAERAIDAMNGMFLNYRKIFVGRFKSHKEREAERGAWARQSTSADVKDFEEDTDEEATLR; via the coding sequence ATGGCCTCTCTGTACGTGGGCGACCTGCACCCTGAGGTGACAGAGGCAATGCTGTACGAGAAGTTCAGCCCGGCGGGGCCGATCTTCTCCATCCGCATTTGCAGGGACAAGATCACCCGCCGCTCGTTGGGCTACGCGTATGTCAACTACCAGCAACCAGTGGACGCCAAGCGGGCCCTGGAGACCCTGAACTTTGATGTCATCAAGGGCAGGCCAGTGCGCATCATGTGGTCCCAGCGGGACCCCTCGCTCCGCAAGAGCGGGGTGGGCAACGTCTTCATCAAGAACCTGGGCAAGACCATTGACAACAAGGCGCTGTACAACATCTTCTCGGCGTTCGGCAACATCCTCTCCTGCAAAGTGGCCTGCGACGAAAAGGGGCCCAAGGGCTACGGGTTTGTGCACTTCCAGAAGCAGGAGTCCGCCGAGCGGGCCATCGATGCGATGAACGGCATGTTCCTGAACTACCGCAAAATTTTCGTTGGGAGATTCAAGTCGCATAAAGAACGAGAGGCCGAAAGGGGAGCCTGGGCCAGGCAGTCCACCAGTGCTGACGTCAAGGATTTCGAGGAAGACACCGACGAAGAGGCCACCTTGCGATGA